In one Chryseobacterium camelliae genomic region, the following are encoded:
- a CDS encoding pirin family protein yields the protein MSNIGLIIEEKSADIGNFLVGRLLPFREKRAVGPFVFIDHMGPSELKDYQNLDVPPHPHIGLSTLTYLLEGSIFHRDSIGSALEIKPGAVNWMTAGKGVVHSERTPEYLRNSDKRLHGFQIWVGLPKHLEQSEPTFHHIEADEIPVWEEDGIQYKLIAGEAFGKTSPVPVHSKLFFIEIKTKDAKKISIGKDLYGEAAMYVLDGTVTTDGNSYGSKQLMIAKDTKLCEFEMSENGTVYLFGGEPFEEERFIFWNFVNSNKEVIDEAKVNWHDQNHNAFPLVPGDEEEYVPLPKAVLNRKP from the coding sequence ATGTCAAACATAGGACTTATCATTGAAGAAAAATCAGCAGATATAGGAAACTTTTTGGTAGGAAGACTTTTGCCTTTCCGTGAAAAAAGAGCAGTCGGGCCTTTCGTTTTTATCGATCATATGGGACCTTCCGAATTGAAGGATTATCAGAATCTTGATGTTCCGCCGCATCCGCACATCGGTTTATCTACTTTAACTTACCTTCTTGAAGGATCAATTTTCCACAGAGACAGTATCGGAAGTGCTCTTGAAATCAAACCGGGTGCTGTAAACTGGATGACTGCCGGAAAAGGTGTTGTTCATTCGGAAAGAACACCTGAATACCTGAGAAATTCTGATAAAAGACTTCACGGTTTCCAGATCTGGGTAGGATTGCCAAAACACCTGGAACAATCTGAGCCTACCTTCCATCATATTGAAGCAGATGAAATTCCGGTTTGGGAAGAAGACGGAATTCAATATAAGTTGATTGCCGGTGAAGCATTCGGAAAAACATCTCCGGTTCCTGTTCACAGCAAATTGTTTTTTATTGAAATTAAAACAAAAGACGCAAAAAAAATAAGCATCGGGAAGGATCTTTATGGAGAAGCTGCCATGTATGTTTTAGACGGAACGGTAACCACGGATGGAAATTCTTACGGTTCAAAACAATTAATGATAGCCAAAGACACCAAATTGTGCGAATTTGAAATGAGTGAAAACGGAACAGTTTATCTTTTCGGAGGTGAACCTTTTGAAGAAGAGCGTTTTATATTCTGGAACTTTGTAAATTCAAACAAAGAAGTCATAGACGAAGCAAAAGTAAACTGGCACGATCAGAACCACAATGCTTTTCCTTTGGTTCCCGGCGACGAAGAAGAATATGTTCCGCTTCCGAAAGCTGTTTTAAATAGAAAACCTTAA
- the asnB gene encoding asparagine synthase B — MCGIVCLFDAKQKTEILRPQVLEMSKKIRHRGPDWSGVFQNDKIIFSHERLAIVDPTSGKQPLFTKDGSVVLAVNGEIYNHRELKEEFPDYEFQTQSDCEVILALYTKYGKDFLEKLNGIFAFSLYDIENDIYLIARDHMGICPLYHGWDKNGNYYVASELKALEGVCKTIETFLPGHLLYSKDGGDLQQWYKRDWKGFDHVKDNKTDIPKLRKGLEDAVHRQLMSDVPYGVLLSGGLDSSVISAITAKFARQRVESGDTQEAWYPRLHSFAVGLVGSPDLAAAQKAAEFIGSVHHEINFTIQEGLDAIRDVIYHLETYDVTTIRASTPMYLLARVIKSMGIKMVLSGEGSDELFGGYLYFHKAPNAKEFHDETVRKLEKLHLYDCLRANKALMSWGIEGRVPFLDKEFMDIAMSINPEDKMISTADGKIEKWVIRKAFEDILPESIVWRQKEQFSDGVGYSWIDTLKEVAEKEVTDEMMVNAKFRFPLNTPQNKEEYRYRTIFEEHFPSETAAATVPSVPSVACSTPIALEWDEAFKKMNDPSGRAVRVHETSYE, encoded by the coding sequence ATGTGTGGAATTGTATGCTTGTTTGATGCCAAACAAAAAACAGAAATATTACGACCTCAGGTACTGGAAATGTCTAAGAAAATCCGCCACAGAGGTCCCGATTGGAGCGGCGTATTTCAAAATGATAAAATAATTTTCTCTCACGAAAGACTGGCCATTGTAGATCCAACTTCAGGAAAACAGCCTTTATTTACCAAAGACGGAAGTGTTGTTTTAGCCGTGAACGGAGAGATTTATAACCATCGTGAACTAAAAGAAGAGTTTCCGGATTATGAATTCCAGACCCAGTCGGACTGTGAAGTGATCTTAGCACTTTACACAAAATACGGAAAAGATTTCCTGGAAAAACTCAACGGAATTTTTGCTTTCTCTCTATATGACATTGAAAACGATATTTACCTTATCGCAAGAGATCATATGGGAATCTGCCCTCTTTATCATGGCTGGGATAAAAACGGAAACTATTATGTAGCCTCAGAACTAAAAGCACTGGAAGGCGTTTGTAAAACCATTGAAACTTTTCTTCCGGGACATCTTCTGTACAGTAAAGACGGAGGAGATCTTCAGCAATGGTACAAAAGAGACTGGAAAGGTTTCGATCATGTAAAAGATAACAAAACCGATATTCCTAAATTAAGAAAAGGACTTGAAGATGCTGTACACAGACAACTGATGAGCGATGTTCCTTATGGTGTTTTACTTTCCGGAGGACTGGATTCTTCCGTTATTTCAGCGATTACCGCAAAATTTGCAAGACAAAGAGTTGAAAGTGGAGATACTCAGGAAGCCTGGTATCCAAGATTACACAGTTTTGCAGTCGGTTTGGTGGGATCTCCCGATTTAGCAGCAGCACAAAAAGCAGCAGAATTCATCGGTTCTGTTCACCATGAAATCAATTTTACGATTCAGGAAGGTTTGGATGCCATCCGTGATGTAATTTATCATTTGGAAACCTATGATGTCACCACAATTCGGGCTTCTACACCGATGTATCTTTTGGCAAGAGTGATTAAATCTATGGGAATCAAAATGGTGCTTTCAGGAGAAGGTTCTGATGAATTATTTGGTGGTTATCTGTATTTCCATAAAGCTCCAAACGCCAAAGAATTTCATGATGAAACGGTAAGAAAACTGGAAAAACTTCATTTGTATGATTGCCTGAGAGCCAACAAAGCCTTAATGAGCTGGGGAATTGAAGGGCGTGTTCCTTTTTTGGATAAAGAATTTATGGATATTGCCATGTCGATCAATCCTGAAGATAAAATGATCAGCACAGCAGATGGTAAAATCGAAAAATGGGTGATAAGAAAAGCTTTTGAGGACATTCTTCCTGAATCTATTGTCTGGAGACAAAAAGAACAGTTTTCCGATGGGGTTGGTTATTCCTGGATCGACACTTTAAAAGAAGTTGCAGAAAAAGAAGTTACTGACGAAATGATGGTCAATGCAAAATTCAGATTTCCTTTAAACACTCCTCAAAACAAAGAAGAATATCGTTACAGAACGATTTTTGAAGAGCATTTTCCAAGTGAAACAGCAGCAGCAACAGTTCCTTCGGTTCCTTCAGTGGCATGTTCTACACCAATTGCCTTAGAATGGGACGAAGCTTTCAAGAAAATGAACGATCCAAGCGGAAGAGCCGTGAGAGTACACGAAACCTCTTACGAGTAA
- a CDS encoding GLPGLI family protein, which translates to MHQRILLSFFIFLCCFAFAQTYEVQYVSSYNGKALTEQSPTLVWANEKENFILNNKIREQKADFPFELTKIEKPSNTIVSYAFLKPDETISASDAESIGKQTFELTNETKKILGYNCKKAVTKINSNTIEVWYTNDLKIQGGPSTIGQNLGFVLEIERNKNSVITANSIKKVKKTDIEKILKGSISSTDQLGYRDLLWKSRFTTLKVFDNEAINFSDASKSDENIKRFANGTIILKKIKFPKITEGENIFVELKQQSNGDAYDRTGTVFFVPQDKSQSFFDGLEKGAKTLPIYDNGNGKQYYGVTATENYNPAIEMMRFFTAFGINKFNHIQLKDKNWQTISPYRQDITELKSSLSEKELWIGTFIGNYDKGGHKVSLEITIHKSDQTVNKNNTVIPLFNTLNIMEMAGQDYSTMFNQDKGLWVEFTLKKDLKNAQLRYITTGHGGWENGDEFVPKANSIFLDGKMTFSFVPWRSDCGSYRLYNPASGNFPDGLSSSDLSRSNWCPGTVTNPNFIQLGDLKAGKHTIQVKIPQGPTEGTSFSSWNVSGVLLGNE; encoded by the coding sequence ATGCATCAAAGAATTTTATTAAGTTTTTTCATCTTTTTATGTTGTTTTGCTTTTGCTCAGACTTATGAAGTGCAATATGTCAGTTCATACAACGGAAAAGCTTTAACAGAACAATCTCCAACATTGGTTTGGGCCAATGAAAAGGAAAATTTCATCTTAAACAATAAAATCAGGGAGCAAAAAGCAGATTTTCCTTTTGAGCTTACCAAGATTGAAAAGCCATCCAATACCATTGTTTCCTATGCATTTTTAAAACCTGACGAAACGATTTCAGCTTCTGATGCAGAATCTATCGGGAAACAGACTTTTGAATTAACCAATGAAACCAAAAAAATCTTAGGTTACAACTGTAAAAAAGCTGTGACTAAAATCAATTCAAACACGATTGAAGTTTGGTATACGAATGATTTAAAAATTCAGGGAGGTCCTTCCACAATCGGGCAAAATTTAGGCTTTGTTTTAGAAATCGAAAGAAATAAAAATTCTGTAATCACAGCAAATTCTATTAAAAAAGTTAAGAAAACGGATATTGAAAAAATCCTTAAAGGTTCGATCAGTTCTACAGATCAACTAGGATATAGAGATCTGCTATGGAAAAGCAGATTCACAACGTTAAAGGTTTTCGATAATGAAGCCATCAACTTTTCTGACGCCTCAAAATCTGACGAAAACATTAAACGATTTGCCAACGGAACCATTATTCTTAAAAAGATTAAATTTCCAAAAATTACTGAAGGAGAAAATATTTTCGTTGAATTAAAGCAGCAGTCAAACGGAGATGCTTACGACCGGACCGGAACCGTTTTCTTCGTCCCTCAGGATAAATCGCAATCTTTTTTTGACGGACTGGAAAAAGGAGCAAAAACACTTCCAATTTATGATAACGGAAACGGGAAACAATATTATGGTGTGACAGCCACAGAAAATTACAATCCGGCTATTGAAATGATGAGATTTTTCACCGCTTTCGGGATCAATAAATTCAATCACATCCAACTGAAAGATAAAAACTGGCAGACCATCAGTCCTTATCGTCAGGACATTACTGAGCTGAAATCTTCTTTATCTGAAAAGGAACTGTGGATTGGTACATTCATCGGAAATTATGACAAAGGCGGCCACAAAGTGAGCCTGGAAATCACAATTCACAAAAGTGATCAGACTGTTAATAAAAACAACACCGTTATTCCGCTATTCAATACCTTAAACATTATGGAAATGGCGGGACAGGATTATTCTACCATGTTCAATCAAGATAAAGGATTATGGGTGGAATTTACCTTAAAAAAAGATTTGAAAAACGCTCAGTTGAGATACATCACGACAGGTCATGGTGGTTGGGAGAACGGCGACGAATTCGTTCCTAAAGCCAATTCTATTTTCCTTGACGGAAAGATGACCTTCTCTTTTGTACCGTGGAGATCAGATTGCGGTTCTTACCGACTTTATAATCCTGCTTCGGGTAATTTCCCGGATGGACTTTCATCATCAGATCTGAGCAGATCGAACTGGTGTCCCGGAACAGTTACCAACCCCAACTTTATTCAGCTTGGAGATTTAAAAGCCGGAAAACATACCATTCAGGTGAAAATTCCGCAAGGTCCTACCGAAGGAACAAGCTTCAGCTCTTGGAATGTTTCAGGGGTACTGTTGGGTAATGAATAA
- a CDS encoding MFS transporter yields MSEVISQPSSIKKILPLILATAIFMQMLDSTILNTSLPSIAKDLKESPLNMQNAIISYVLTLAVFMPASGFLADRFGTKKVFIFSLVLFSLGSLFCSLSQNLTHLVISRVIQGVGGSLMTPVGKLALIKTFDKNELLKAMNFAIIPALIGPVLGPLVGGYMVDYLSWHWIFLINIPIGVLGIVLGLKFMPNYTSKDVDFDLKGFLIFAAASLLLSISLELFGDMQNTTPVLVVFILGFLFMYYYYKHAKTDESPIFPLNLLQVRTFRVGIIGNLATRLGISSVPLLLPLMIQIAYKQSAVTSGWIIAPMAITAMFGKSYVIKILDKFGYRQTLMFNTFIIGTLICLLAIPDIHTSLYWFIPIIAVLGFFNSIQFTSMNTISIADLRNFQTSSGNSLLSVNQQLAIGFGIAFGLIVLKIFENTDLIKGEIHNAFRYTFLTVGVLTIISGFVFRRLHISDGKNMKSKEN; encoded by the coding sequence ATGTCAGAAGTAATTTCGCAGCCCAGTTCAATAAAAAAAATACTCCCCTTGATTCTTGCTACCGCAATTTTCATGCAGATGTTGGATTCTACCATTTTAAATACTTCTTTACCTTCTATTGCAAAAGACCTGAAAGAATCTCCGCTCAATATGCAGAATGCGATCATCAGCTATGTTTTAACACTGGCTGTTTTCATGCCTGCAAGTGGATTTCTGGCAGACAGATTCGGGACAAAAAAGGTTTTCATTTTTTCGCTGGTTCTTTTCAGTTTAGGTTCGTTATTCTGTTCGTTATCACAAAACCTCACCCACCTTGTCATTTCACGAGTAATTCAGGGAGTGGGAGGAAGCTTGATGACTCCTGTCGGAAAACTGGCACTTATCAAAACTTTTGATAAGAATGAATTATTAAAAGCGATGAATTTCGCTATTATTCCGGCCCTTATCGGACCGGTTTTAGGACCTTTGGTCGGCGGATACATGGTAGATTATCTTTCATGGCACTGGATTTTTTTGATCAACATCCCGATCGGAGTGTTGGGAATCGTTCTAGGACTGAAATTTATGCCTAATTACACCTCAAAAGATGTGGATTTTGATCTGAAAGGATTTTTAATTTTTGCAGCAGCCTCTCTCCTGCTCTCCATCTCACTGGAACTTTTTGGTGATATGCAAAACACAACCCCCGTTTTAGTGGTCTTTATTTTAGGGTTTCTTTTTATGTATTATTATTACAAACATGCCAAAACAGATGAAAGTCCTATTTTTCCTTTAAACTTACTCCAAGTGAGAACTTTCCGTGTAGGAATTATCGGAAATCTTGCCACAAGACTGGGAATCAGTTCCGTTCCTTTGCTCTTACCTTTAATGATTCAGATTGCTTACAAACAATCGGCAGTAACTTCAGGCTGGATTATTGCACCCATGGCAATAACCGCTATGTTCGGAAAATCCTACGTCATTAAAATTTTAGATAAATTCGGCTACAGGCAAACCTTAATGTTCAATACCTTTATCATCGGAACATTAATCTGTTTGCTTGCCATCCCTGATATTCATACCTCTTTATACTGGTTTATCCCGATTATAGCTGTTCTTGGATTTTTTAATTCTATTCAGTTTACTTCCATGAACACCATTTCCATTGCCGATTTGAGGAATTTCCAGACCAGCAGCGGAAACTCGTTATTATCAGTAAACCAACAGCTAGCCATCGGTTTCGGAATTGCTTTCGGGTTAATCGTTTTAAAAATATTTGAAAATACAGACCTCATCAAAGGAGAAATCCACAATGCTTTCCGATACACTTTCCTTACCGTAGGAGTGCTTACGATTATTTCAGGATTTGTTTTTCGAAGACTTCATATTTCGGACGGAAAAAACATGAAATCCAAGGAAAACTAG
- a CDS encoding pirin family protein: MATKKVEMVVAPKPAHFVGDGFRVHNFIPGISGMDMKRMDPFIMLDYNSKFHFNGTERPRGVGVHPHRGFETVTIAYQGKVEHHDSAGGGGIIGEGDVQWMTAAKGVLHKEYHETEWAKEGGIFQMVQLWVNLPSTDKMSDPKYQAIKNSDMKKVDLGENGFIEVIAGAYKDQKGPATTFSPVHMMNAKLKKGGKAEFDFPANFNTAALVIEGSILINGEEKITTDHLALFKNEGENFTLEATEDAVILIISGQPLNEPIFPHGPFVMNSREEIIQAFEDYNLGKFGYLAD, from the coding sequence ATGGCAACTAAAAAGGTAGAAATGGTAGTAGCTCCAAAACCTGCCCATTTTGTAGGCGACGGTTTTAGAGTGCACAACTTCATTCCCGGAATAAGTGGAATGGACATGAAAAGAATGGATCCTTTCATTATGCTTGATTACAATTCAAAATTTCATTTCAACGGAACTGAAAGACCAAGAGGTGTGGGAGTACATCCTCACAGAGGTTTTGAAACCGTGACGATAGCATATCAGGGAAAAGTGGAACATCACGACAGCGCAGGTGGCGGTGGAATTATCGGTGAAGGCGATGTACAATGGATGACGGCCGCAAAAGGAGTTCTTCACAAAGAATATCACGAAACGGAATGGGCAAAAGAAGGCGGAATTTTTCAAATGGTTCAGCTTTGGGTAAATCTCCCTTCAACGGATAAAATGAGTGATCCAAAATATCAGGCTATTAAAAACTCTGATATGAAAAAAGTGGATCTGGGTGAAAACGGATTTATAGAAGTTATTGCCGGAGCCTATAAAGATCAGAAAGGTCCTGCAACAACTTTCAGCCCGGTACATATGATGAATGCCAAGCTAAAAAAAGGAGGAAAAGCAGAGTTTGACTTCCCTGCAAATTTCAATACGGCAGCTTTGGTCATCGAAGGAAGCATCCTTATAAACGGTGAAGAAAAAATAACAACAGACCATTTGGCTCTATTTAAAAATGAAGGCGAGAATTTCACACTGGAAGCAACAGAAGATGCTGTTATATTAATCATAAGCGGACAACCGTTGAACGAGCCTATTTTTCCACATGGTCCTTTCGTTATGAATTCCAGAGAAGAAATCATACAGGCTTTTGAAGATTATAATTTAGGGAAATTCGGTTATTTAGCTGATTAA